The following proteins come from a genomic window of Methanomicrobium sp. W14:
- a CDS encoding glycosyltransferase — protein sequence MRILFVVCGEGLGHASRSTKLARYLERFGHTCFFASYGKAYDFIKKQGAFPVTQTCREVTLEGDCGYFSLSKTLWSSKGLMVSLAKSLKHVRNLIVENSIDLLISDTMYAAVSAAKLQGIPSFFITNQNRFASAADQNSRHWHILSNVVERYLEIPDSVMIPDFSPPNTVSAYNLDINNEDKSKYHYIGPIMDIDPEGYDSRSDTIFASFGGEPFKVPLYEMLKEISEERPYQTFEVFSTTPGLPEESRNFKPYGFVPDILQHMASSRLTIMHGGLTSLHESLLFNKPCVMIIDPYHPEQWNNGRKIEEIGAGVMIPGDRVTKKRLSGAIDEALALKPPDMKQLFNEEDGRVNALKLIESMS from the coding sequence ATGAGAATACTATTTGTAGTCTGCGGTGAAGGGCTTGGTCACGCGTCCCGTTCAACCAAACTGGCACGTTATCTGGAAAGATTCGGGCATACCTGCTTCTTTGCGTCATACGGAAAGGCGTATGATTTTATAAAAAAACAGGGCGCATTCCCGGTCACGCAGACCTGCCGTGAAGTGACTCTTGAAGGAGACTGCGGATATTTCAGTCTTTCAAAGACCTTATGGTCGTCGAAAGGTCTCATGGTGTCGCTTGCAAAATCCCTGAAGCATGTAAGAAATCTGATAGTGGAGAACTCGATAGACCTGCTTATATCTGATACAATGTATGCAGCAGTATCGGCGGCGAAGCTTCAGGGCATTCCCTCGTTTTTTATAACCAACCAGAACAGGTTTGCATCCGCAGCTGACCAGAATTCCCGGCACTGGCACATACTCAGCAATGTGGTGGAAAGGTATCTTGAGATTCCCGACAGCGTAATGATACCCGACTTCTCCCCGCCCAATACTGTAAGTGCATATAACCTTGACATAAATAATGAAGACAAGAGCAAATACCACTATATCGGCCCGATAATGGATATCGACCCCGAAGGGTATGATTCAAGGTCTGACACAATATTTGCAAGCTTCGGCGGAGAGCCGTTTAAGGTTCCACTGTATGAAATGCTGAAGGAAATTTCGGAGGAAAGACCTTACCAGACTTTCGAGGTATTTTCGACAACTCCGGGCCTTCCGGAAGAGAGCCGTAATTTTAAGCCTTACGGTTTCGTTCCCGACATTCTCCAGCACATGGCCTCATCAAGGCTTACTATAATGCACGGCGGGCTTACATCACTTCACGAGTCTCTTCTTTTCAATAAACCCTGTGTTATGATAATAGACCCGTATCACCCGGAGCAGTGGAACAACGGACGCAAAATCGAGGAAATCGGTGCAGGAGTTATGATCCCTGGTGACAGGGTCACAAAAAAGCGGCTCAGCGGTGCAATAGACGAGGCTCTCGCGCTGAAACCCCCGGATATGAAGCAGCTTTTCAATGAAGAAGACGGCCGGGTAAATGCACTGAAACTGATAGAGAGTATGTCCTGA